From Pseudomonas fluorescens:
CTGGGAAACCGACTACCGCACCTACGGCGGCCTGTCCTGGATCGAACACCCGGCGCGCCTGCTCTGGTACCCCAGCAACGACCTCAACACCCGGGAGGGCTTGTTGGTGGCCGGCTATGTGACCGGGGAGGGCGCCGATGTGTTTGGCGCGCAACCGTTCGACCAGCAGTACGCCACCTCCAAGGAGGCGGTGGAGTTGTTGCATCCTGGGTATTCCAGGTACCTGCGCCACCCACTGGCGGTGTCCTGGGAACAGATCCCTTTCAGCGAAGGCCCGTGGCTGCAGCGTGAGCACTTCCCGGCCGCTGCCAGCGCCTTGCTCGAAGCAGGCCACGGCCGCGTGTACTTCGCTGGCGACGGCCTGGTGCAAAGCGGCGTGGGCATCTGGCAGGAATCGGCGGCCAACTCGGCGCGGCATGTGGTGGCGCAACTGGCTGAGCGCGTTACCCGACAAACCCACCTTGCGGCAGTGGCCGCCTCCTGAGGAACCCCACCATGAGCGACAGCATTCAACGCACCAGCGTCGGCGATTTCCCGATCTCGCAAACCGTCACCGTACCCGCGTCCGCCAGCCTGGTTTTCGTCAGCGGGACCTTGCCGGACCTGGCTGATCCGAACGCCCCGGCCGGCACGCCGGCGGCCTATGGCAGTACCGAAGTACAGACCGTGTCGGTGTTCGACAAACTACGCAAGATCCTGCGCCAGCAAGACCTGGACCTGGGCGATATCGTGCAACTGCGCGTGTTCCTGGTGGGCGCCGAAGAAACCGGCGGCAAGCTGGATTTTGCCGGATTGCAGCGCGGTTATACGCAGTTCTTCGGCACCCCTGAACAGCCGAATAAACCTGCACGCACCGCGCTGCAAGTCGTCGCGCTGCCCTTGCCCGGAGCGCTGGTTGAAGTCGAAGCCATCGCCGCCAGAACAGCCTGATTCGAGCGGGAAAGACGGTGGGAGGGGGCTTGCTCCCACCTTTTATCCGGTTCAGCCAGATGATCCTTATGTCCACCTTGGAGAATCCCTATGTCTACAGCACCCCGGCAACTCAAATTCGGCGCCATCCTCACTGGGGTCGGCACCGCGCAAAACGAATGGCTGCACCCGCAAATCCCGGGCAATGCCAGTGTCGATATCGACTGGTACCGTGCCCAGGCACAGCAGGCGGAAGCGGCCAAGTTCGACCTGGTGTTCATCGTCGACAGCCCCTACATCACCCCCGATTCGGCACCGCACTTCCTCAACCGCCTGGAGCCGCTGACCCTGCTCTCGGCCATTGCCGGCGCGACGTCGAAGATCGGCCTGGTCGCCACCTTGACCACGTCCTATACCGAACCTTTCAACGTCGCCCGCCAGTTCGCCTCCCTGGACCTGATCAGTGGCGGCCGCGCCGGCTGGAATGTGGTCACCACCGGCCTGGAAGGCGCGGCCGGTAACTTCGGCCGTGAGCAGCATATCGACCATACCGAGCGCTATCGTCGGGCAGCCGAGCACCTGGAGGTAGTGCAAGGCCTTTGGGATTCCTACGAGGACGACGCCTTTGTGCGCGACAAGGCGAGCAAGGTGTTCCTCGACCCGCAGCGCCAGCACCGCCTCGACCATCACGGCGAGTTCTTCTCGGTGACCGGGCCGCTGAATATCGCGCGCTCAGTCCAAGGCCAACCGGTGATTTTCCAGGCGGGCATTTCCGAATCCGGGCGCAGCTTGGCGGCCAACTATGCCGAGGGCATTTTTGCTGGGGTGGGTAATTTCGAGGACGCCCAGGCCTATTACAGCGATATCAAACAACGTACCGCCGCTGCCGGGCGCAACCCCGATCACGTGACCATCCTGCCGGGTATTTCGCCGATCATTGCCGACACCGATGAGCAGGCCCAGGCCATCGACCGCGAACGCAATGGCGAGCTGGATTTGAACAAGGCACTGGTGCAGTTGGGGCGGCCGTTCAACTACCACGACTTCAGCCAGTACCCGTTGGACGAACCCTTCCCCGACCTGGGCGACCTGGGCAGCAATGGCTATCGCGGGCATGCCGAAAACATCAAGCAAGTCGCCCGCGAACAGGGCCTGACTCTGCGTGAGGCGGCGTTGCGCTTTGCCAAGCCGTTCTCCAGCTTCGTCGGCTCGCCCAAGACCGTGGCAGATGAGATCGAGCGTTGGTTTGTGGACGGGGCGGTGGATGGCTTCAACATCCATGTAGGGGCGCCGGATGACTTTGCGCGGTTTACCGACCAGGTGCTGCCGCTGCTGCGTGAGCGTGGGTTGTTTCGTCGTGAGTACAGCCACAGCACGCTGCGTGGGCACCTGGGGTTGCCGGTGCCGGTGAATCGGCA
This genomic window contains:
- a CDS encoding RidA family protein, which produces MSDSIQRTSVGDFPISQTVTVPASASLVFVSGTLPDLADPNAPAGTPAAYGSTEVQTVSVFDKLRKILRQQDLDLGDIVQLRVFLVGAEETGGKLDFAGLQRGYTQFFGTPEQPNKPARTALQVVALPLPGALVEVEAIAARTA
- a CDS encoding LLM class flavin-dependent oxidoreductase; translated protein: MSTAPRQLKFGAILTGVGTAQNEWLHPQIPGNASVDIDWYRAQAQQAEAAKFDLVFIVDSPYITPDSAPHFLNRLEPLTLLSAIAGATSKIGLVATLTTSYTEPFNVARQFASLDLISGGRAGWNVVTTGLEGAAGNFGREQHIDHTERYRRAAEHLEVVQGLWDSYEDDAFVRDKASKVFLDPQRQHRLDHHGEFFSVTGPLNIARSVQGQPVIFQAGISESGRSLAANYAEGIFAGVGNFEDAQAYYSDIKQRTAAAGRNPDHVTILPGISPIIADTDEQAQAIDRERNGELDLNKALVQLGRPFNYHDFSQYPLDEPFPDLGDLGSNGYRGHAENIKQVAREQGLTLREAALRFAKPFSSFVGSPKTVADEIERWFVDGAVDGFNIHVGAPDDFARFTDQVLPLLRERGLFRREYSHSTLRGHLGLPVPVNRHTAARS